From a region of the Bacteroidota bacterium genome:
- a CDS encoding peptidylprolyl isomerase, translating into MYAEIQTDKGTMKIEFFEKDAPNTVKNFTDLAKKGYYDGLTFHRVIPNFVIQGGCPTGTGSGGPGYKIDCELKGDNQYHDRGVLSMAHAGRNTGGSQFFICHSRDNTAHLDRNHTVFGKVIDGLDVIDGIREGDVMNKVVVVE; encoded by the coding sequence CTATGAAGATTGAATTCTTCGAAAAAGATGCCCCAAACACCGTTAAAAATTTTACCGACCTAGCCAAGAAAGGCTATTATGATGGCCTAACTTTTCACCGCGTTATCCCTAACTTTGTAATACAGGGAGGTTGCCCCACAGGTACAGGCAGTGGCGGCCCAGGTTACAAAATCGATTGCGAACTAAAAGGCGACAACCAATACCACGACCGCGGAGTATTAAGCATGGCCCATGCAGGTCGCAACACAGGCGGCTCACAGTTTTTCATTTGCCATAGCCGCGATAATACGGCTCACCTCGATCGCAACCATACCGTATTTGGTAAAGTAATAGATGGCTTAGATGTAATTGATGGCATACGCGAAGGCGATGTGATGAATAAGGTGGTGGTTGTTGAGTGA